A single Verrucomicrobiia bacterium DNA region contains:
- a CDS encoding LysM domain-containing protein, whose protein sequence is AALPLALPAQDAATEERLNRLQNQIETLQQSNVDLQKKLSDVQQELQELRQQVAKPPGNFADAADVKNLADAIKEVDRKRMADHDLTVDELKKLRAILTDASARRTSRPPDDTPKTGSTSSGPERGYEYVIQSGDTLSSVVSAYRDKGVKITVEDVLKANPGVKPTSLRVGQKIFIPAQ, encoded by the coding sequence TGGCGGCGCTGCCCCTCGCGCTGCCAGCCCAGGATGCGGCCACGGAAGAGCGGCTGAACCGGTTGCAGAACCAGATTGAAACCCTGCAACAAAGCAACGTGGACCTGCAAAAGAAGCTTTCCGACGTGCAGCAGGAATTGCAGGAGCTGCGGCAGCAGGTGGCCAAGCCGCCGGGCAATTTTGCCGACGCGGCGGACGTTAAAAACCTGGCTGACGCCATCAAGGAAGTGGACCGCAAACGCATGGCTGATCATGATCTGACGGTCGATGAACTCAAAAAGCTGCGCGCCATTTTGACGGATGCCAGCGCCCGGCGGACGAGCCGGCCGCCCGATGACACGCCGAAGACCGGCTCCACTTCGAGCGGTCCGGAACGGGGCTACGAATACGTGATTCAATCCGGTGACACGCTGTCGAGCGTGGTATCCGCCTACCGTGACAAAGGCGTGAAGATTACGGTAGAGGACGTGCTCAAAGCCAACCCCGGCGTGAAGCCCACGAGCCTGCGTGTGGGCCAGAAGATTTTCATCCCCGCGCAATGA
- a CDS encoding undecaprenyl-diphosphate phosphatase, with amino-acid sequence MLDWLAVTILGIIEGITEFLPVSSTAHLLLAEHWLPRQTEVFNVVIQSGAVLAVIPLFKARFRQFLFEWRRRDTQDYGLKILAAFFLTGVGGLLLKKAGLELPETVWPIAAALIVGGVAFVLAEARLRGRPLSGSVTWLMAITVGFAQLLAAAFPGTSRSGACMVLLLLLGLNRPLATEFAFLVGIPTMLAAGGYEIFKSLHHPAVNTPPENWPMIGLGFLVSAVVSFVTVKWLLRYVQTHTFTAFGWYRIALAVIVLLFGLR; translated from the coding sequence ATGCTTGACTGGCTTGCTGTCACCATCCTGGGAATCATCGAGGGGATCACGGAATTCCTGCCCGTTTCGTCCACGGCTCACCTGCTGCTGGCGGAGCACTGGCTGCCGCGCCAGACCGAAGTGTTCAACGTGGTCATTCAATCCGGCGCCGTGCTGGCGGTGATTCCGCTCTTCAAGGCACGCTTTCGCCAGTTCCTGTTTGAATGGCGGCGGCGTGACACGCAGGACTACGGACTGAAAATTCTCGCGGCGTTTTTCCTCACCGGCGTTGGCGGGCTGCTGCTCAAGAAGGCCGGGCTGGAGCTCCCCGAAACAGTCTGGCCGATTGCCGCGGCGCTCATCGTGGGCGGCGTGGCGTTTGTGCTGGCCGAGGCCCGGCTCCGCGGGCGCCCGCTAAGCGGTTCCGTCACATGGCTGATGGCCATCACCGTCGGCTTCGCGCAACTGCTGGCGGCAGCCTTTCCCGGCACCTCGCGTTCCGGCGCCTGCATGGTGTTGCTGCTGCTGCTCGGCTTGAACCGGCCTCTGGCCACCGAGTTTGCGTTTCTGGTCGGGATTCCCACCATGCTGGCCGCGGGCGGCTACGAAATTTTCAAGTCCCTGCATCACCCGGCCGTCAATACGCCGCCCGAAAACTGGCCGATGATTGGCCTGGGTTTCCTGGTTTCCGCGGTCGTTTCTTTCGTGACGGTGAAATGGCTCCTGCGCTACGTGCAGACGCACACCTTCACCGCGTTCGGCTGGTATCGGATCGCCCTGGCCGTGATCGTCCTGCTGTTCGGATTGCGCTGA
- a CDS encoding response regulator, producing METKRKILLVDDDPEFLEIYRELLANLPSHPEVQTAVSGARAIAALEAEPFDLLITDLKMPRMDGLQLLSIIRRKLPDLRTVVLTSVVDEQFRARVYSLGVDIFWQKPNTEREVGMFRDCIQSLLEREEQAGFRGVHSKSLVDIIQLECLSQSSSVLRITNGPLIGKIWINQGELYDAEAGNLRANEAFQHILSWKTGTFEVLPAEPGHPQAITVSYNALLLESAQAIDEARGGEQPASEGGAEKRALDPLAQFADLEFFITLPEGSSKPREARGFENPEGMAKWTKNTLDRLTALGDRLQIGQPESVVGLSSSRHVGLAQRGDLRFCIGWRHSLDANDVREMTKKAAALWAS from the coding sequence ATGGAGACCAAGCGCAAAATCTTGTTGGTGGATGACGATCCCGAATTTTTGGAGATTTATCGGGAGCTGCTCGCGAATTTGCCGAGCCATCCCGAAGTGCAGACCGCCGTTTCCGGCGCCCGCGCCATTGCGGCGCTGGAGGCCGAGCCGTTCGATCTGCTCATCACCGACCTCAAAATGCCGCGCATGGACGGCCTGCAGTTGCTGTCCATCATCCGCCGCAAACTGCCTGATCTGCGCACCGTGGTTTTGACCTCCGTTGTGGACGAACAATTCCGTGCCCGCGTTTATTCCCTGGGCGTGGACATCTTCTGGCAGAAGCCCAACACGGAACGCGAGGTGGGCATGTTCCGGGACTGCATCCAATCCCTGCTGGAGCGCGAGGAGCAGGCCGGCTTCCGGGGCGTGCACAGCAAAAGCCTGGTGGACATCATCCAACTCGAATGCCTCTCGCAAAGCTCCTCCGTCCTGCGCATCACCAACGGACCGTTGATCGGGAAGATTTGGATCAACCAGGGCGAACTCTACGACGCGGAAGCCGGAAACCTGCGCGCCAACGAAGCCTTTCAACACATCCTGTCATGGAAGACCGGCACGTTCGAAGTGCTGCCCGCCGAGCCCGGCCATCCGCAGGCCATCACGGTTTCCTACAACGCGCTGCTGCTGGAATCCGCCCAGGCCATTGATGAAGCCCGCGGCGGCGAACAGCCCGCCAGCGAAGGTGGCGCGGAAAAACGGGCGCTGGATCCCCTGGCTCAGTTTGCCGACCTCGAATTTTTCATCACCCTGCCCGAAGGCTCGAGCAAACCGCGGGAAGCCCGCGGCTTCGAAAACCCGGAAGGCATGGCCAAGTGGACCAAGAACACGCTGGACCGGCTCACCGCCCTGGGCGACCGGCTGCAAATCGGCCAGCCGGAATCGGTCGTGGGCTTGAGCTCGTCACGCCACGTGGGCCTCGCGCAACGGGGCGACCTGCGGTTCTGCATCGGCTGGCGCCATTCGCTGGACGCGAATGATGTCCGTGAAATGACCAAGAAAGCTGCGGCGCTATGGGCTTCCTGA
- a CDS encoding roadblock/LC7 domain-containing protein, translating to MKLFNLMKGIFGKPASELEAAVPVDADFGAADAPDAVSPATAEAPEALAPTAIMAENPFTAPEPRKAFLPKAAPVAPAPATVPAATVSVKGAEIVIPLASLIASFPVELQQRVKADRIGESTVSLPLDKILPQLAQGLVRVSFGEIRQAASEAFLDAADRDFLMVTLPLNELVSRIAPTLLNSRSRRQIEIPEEIVSPFGPGGHGLTLSTEKPKPSLALPPRGARPAAPVPPAVDPRTRGNVTSVSKPITPGTPLPTNLPKPAPAAPVRPVTPSISASTGAVLPAVSQPPANKLPGTGLPKLPTPPAAKPVNGSNGSNGHHGANGHGNGNGNGDGNGFRLPAAAPAPTLADASPYCLSFAALGEALPEALRLEMAQLNLDEALLALPADQVEAGLKSGKIAFTWKQLRSWIKPAPLPSVSAHDGMVVSLPLAVIAPLFMARQKELANGKKRITVDEKIPNLFFGFPQAEAAPGPLVPKEMPAMPALPADTNYFVWDDEKEAAKMQDTSLFRGPSPSTTFMSRKATPAEVVKKASTLEGVYGALVVLPDGLLVASKLDSSLNGDTIAALIPQMYSKLSGCTKELRMGELNNLKFTVGNVPWKIFRVNGIFFAAFGRAGERLPSGVLAQLASELDYKKAQ from the coding sequence ATGAAACTCTTCAACCTGATGAAAGGCATTTTCGGGAAGCCGGCCAGTGAACTGGAGGCGGCCGTTCCTGTTGATGCCGATTTCGGTGCCGCCGACGCGCCCGACGCCGTGTCACCTGCCACGGCGGAGGCCCCCGAAGCCTTAGCGCCGACGGCGATCATGGCGGAAAATCCTTTTACGGCGCCCGAACCGCGGAAAGCTTTTTTGCCCAAAGCCGCTCCCGTAGCTCCCGCTCCGGCGACCGTTCCGGCGGCCACGGTGAGCGTCAAGGGAGCAGAAATTGTGATTCCGCTGGCCTCGCTGATTGCGTCCTTCCCGGTGGAATTGCAGCAACGCGTGAAGGCGGACCGCATCGGCGAAAGCACGGTGAGTCTGCCGTTGGACAAAATCCTGCCCCAATTGGCGCAGGGATTGGTGCGCGTCTCCTTTGGCGAAATTCGTCAGGCGGCATCGGAAGCCTTTTTGGATGCCGCCGATCGTGATTTTTTAATGGTGACCCTGCCGTTGAATGAGTTGGTGAGCCGGATCGCGCCGACGTTGCTGAATTCCCGCTCGCGCCGGCAGATTGAAATTCCGGAAGAGATTGTCAGCCCGTTCGGTCCGGGTGGACATGGCCTGACCTTGAGCACGGAAAAGCCGAAACCTTCACTGGCGTTGCCGCCGCGGGGTGCGCGGCCCGCCGCCCCCGTTCCTCCGGCGGTGGATCCGCGCACCCGCGGCAACGTGACCTCGGTCAGCAAGCCGATCACGCCCGGCACGCCGCTGCCCACGAATTTGCCGAAGCCCGCACCGGCCGCTCCGGTGCGTCCCGTGACGCCTTCAATTTCCGCCTCGACGGGGGCGGTGCTGCCGGCGGTCAGTCAGCCTCCGGCCAACAAGCTGCCAGGCACCGGATTGCCCAAGCTGCCCACGCCGCCCGCGGCCAAACCGGTCAACGGCTCCAACGGAAGCAATGGTCATCATGGCGCCAATGGTCATGGTAACGGAAATGGCAACGGCGATGGGAATGGATTCCGGCTGCCTGCGGCCGCCCCGGCACCGACACTCGCCGATGCGAGTCCGTATTGCCTTTCGTTTGCCGCGTTGGGCGAGGCTTTGCCGGAAGCGCTCCGGTTGGAAATGGCGCAGTTGAATCTCGATGAGGCGTTGCTGGCACTGCCTGCCGATCAGGTTGAGGCCGGCTTGAAGAGCGGCAAGATTGCGTTCACCTGGAAACAGCTTCGCTCCTGGATCAAGCCCGCGCCGCTGCCGAGTGTTTCGGCCCACGACGGCATGGTGGTCAGTCTGCCGCTGGCGGTGATCGCACCCCTGTTCATGGCCCGCCAGAAGGAATTGGCCAACGGCAAGAAGCGGATCACGGTGGACGAGAAGATTCCGAATTTGTTCTTCGGTTTTCCGCAGGCCGAAGCGGCTCCGGGACCGCTGGTTCCCAAGGAGATGCCGGCCATGCCTGCGCTGCCGGCCGACACCAACTACTTTGTCTGGGATGACGAGAAGGAAGCGGCGAAGATGCAGGATACGTCGCTGTTCCGCGGTCCGTCGCCGAGCACAACCTTCATGTCGCGCAAGGCCACGCCGGCCGAGGTGGTGAAAAAGGCGTCCACCTTGGAAGGGGTTTACGGAGCGTTGGTGGTGTTGCCGGACGGCCTGCTGGTCGCGTCAAAACTCGATTCGAGTTTGAATGGTGACACGATCGCGGCCCTGATTCCGCAGATGTATTCCAAGCTCAGCGGCTGCACCAAGGAGCTGCGCATGGGCGAACTCAACAACCTCAAGTTTACCGTCGGCAATGTGCCGTGGAAGATTTTCCGCGTGAACGGCATTTTCTTCGCCGCCTTTGGACGGGCGGGTGAGCGGCTCCCCTCGGGGGTGCTGGCTCAACTCGCGTCAGAACTCGATTACAAGAAAGCGCAATAA
- a CDS encoding ADP-ribosylation factor-like protein produces the protein MAIINQATRELQVKIVYYGPAMGGKTTNLVQVHDHVQTAQGNKGKLVSLATSSDRTLFFDFLPIEAMSIKGFKTKFQLYTVPGQVIYNTTRQLVLRGVDGIVFVADSQYEKMAENVESFQNLQDNLKSLKLDLDDIPYVLQYNKRDLPNVAPVEYMDFLLNNREVQVPSFTGCANKCEGVFESLNMITRMLLHKFVNQSQPQYA, from the coding sequence ATGGCTATCATCAACCAGGCTACCCGCGAATTACAGGTCAAGATCGTCTATTACGGTCCGGCGATGGGCGGCAAGACCACCAACCTCGTGCAGGTGCACGACCACGTGCAGACTGCGCAGGGCAACAAAGGCAAGCTCGTGTCGCTCGCGACAAGTTCCGACCGCACGCTGTTCTTCGACTTCCTGCCCATCGAGGCCATGTCGATCAAGGGCTTCAAGACGAAGTTCCAGCTCTACACCGTGCCCGGCCAGGTGATTTACAACACCACGCGCCAGCTTGTGCTGCGCGGCGTGGACGGCATCGTGTTCGTGGCGGATTCGCAATACGAGAAAATGGCCGAAAACGTGGAAAGCTTCCAGAACCTGCAGGACAACCTGAAGAGCTTGAAGCTGGACCTGGATGACATTCCCTACGTGCTGCAATACAACAAGCGCGACCTGCCCAACGTGGCGCCGGTGGAATACATGGATTTTCTCCTCAATAACCGCGAAGTGCAGGTGCCGTCGTTTACCGGCTGCGCCAACAAGTGCGAGGGCGTGTTCGAATCCTTGAACATGATCACCCGCATGCTCCTCCACAAGTTCGTCAATCAGAGTCAGCCGCAATACGCCTGA